One genomic segment of Ricinus communis isolate WT05 ecotype wild-type chromosome 5, ASM1957865v1, whole genome shotgun sequence includes these proteins:
- the LOC8269025 gene encoding DNA repair endonuclease UVH1 isoform X3 — MVQFHEHIITDLLEDPSGGLVILSSGLCLPKLISSLLLLHHSSQGTLLILSSSSSPYLKTLILHHHNNHHNITEITADLPAHHRLSLYTSGEICFITPRILIVDLLTNKIPVSALSGIIILNAHSLSETSTEAFIVRILKTLSQSIYVRAFTDKPHAMVMGFSKTERIMKALYIKKLHLWPRFQVYVSEELERAPPEVVDVRVGMSKYMIGIQKAIIEVMDACLKEMRKTNKVDVEDLSIENGLFKSFDEIVRRQLDPIWHILGKKTKQLVSDLKTLRKLLDYLVRYDAVSFLKYLDTLRVSESFRSVWIFAESSFKIFDYAKKRVYRLARSSDAKVDGTSKSTTGKKRKLKRDRDNDDVVAEGTSSTNLNGVVVLEEVLEAAPKWKVLRDILQEIEEEIHKQALLREDNLAESEEIDDGIVLVACKDERSCMQLEDFIMNGAQKVLREEWEKYLLSKVELHSMPTPQKKKPKPKESKGFGILDGVVPVIAAQNAEASSINKQENDALLAAVSEIRNQHRKDYIVEDEPQPLVDGGKSCKTWGKGRNKRGRANPQNSGEDNVNSELKISGKSEVSSTEYKAQPNENNQPIREVHKIGYSRASSIEQGVLRRHTQQLDPLQSNAKQIPSVHFYAQESDQPILDILKPSVIIVYHPDMTFVREIEVYKAENPSKRLRVYFLFYEDSTEVQKFEAGIRRENGAFESLIRQKSMMMIPVDQNMNCLGLNSSVDSQPSSSLNAITRKAGGRKEVEKEMQVIVDMREFMSSLPNVLHQKGMRIIPVTLEVGDYILSPLICVERKSIQDLFMSFTSGRLYHQVETMTRYYRIPVLLIEFSQDKSFSFQSASDISDDVTPNSIISKLSLLALHFPRLRIIWSRSLHATADIFAALKANQDEPDEARAMRVGVPSEEGIIENDVR, encoded by the exons ATGGTCCAATTCCACGAGCATATAATCACAGACCTTCTAGAAGATCCCAGCGGCGGACTCGTAATACTATCATCCGGTCTTTGCCTTCCAAAACTGATATCCTCTCTTCTCCTTCTCCACCACTCTTCTCAAGGCACTCTTTTAATtctctcctcttcttcttcgcCTTAtctcaaaaccctaattcttCACCACCACAACAACCACCACAATATCACCGAAATAACCGCCGATCTTCCCGCTCACCACCGCCTCTCGCTCTACACCTCTGGCGAAATCTGTTTCATCACTCCGCGAATCCTAATCGTTGACCTTCTCACAAACAAAATACCTGTCTCCGCTCTATCCGGTATAATTATTCTCAATGCTCACTCTTTATCAGAAACTTCAACAGAAGCTTTTATTGTACGGATTTTAAAAACCCTAAGTCAGTCAATTTATGTACGTGCCTTCACCGATAAGCCACATGCTATGGTGATGGGGTTTTCCAAGACGGAGCGTATAATGAAGGCactatatataaagaaattacaCCTTTGGCCTAGGTTTCAGGTTTATGTGTCGGAGGAGCTCGAGAGGGCTCCGCCGGAGGTTGTGGATGTCAGAGTAGGTATGAGTAAGTATATGATTGGAATACAAAAGGCAATAATTGAAGTAATGGATGCGTGTTTGAAAGAAATGAGGAAAACTAATAAAGTTGATGTTGAGGATTTAAGTATTGAGAATGGTCTGTTTAAGTCTTTTGATGAGATTGTAAGGAGACAGTTGGATCCCATTTGGCATATTTTAGGGAAAAAGACTAAGCAATTGGTTTCTGATTTGAAGACTTTGCGAAAGTTGCTTGATTATCTTGTTAG GTACGATGCAGTGagttttttgaaatatttggaTACACTTAGAGTGTCAGAGAGTTTTCGATCTGTTTGGATATTTGCAGAGTCCAGCTTTAAGATTTTTGACTATGCCAAGAAGCGTGTCTATCGTTTGGCGAGGTCAAGTGATGCAAAAGTAGATGGGACAAGTAAGAGCACTACGggtaaaaagagaaaactgaAAAGGGACCGTGATAATGATGACGTAG TAGCTGAAGGTACATCATCCACTAATTTAAATGGTGTTGTTGTTTTGGAGGAGGTTCTGGAGGCAGCTCCCAAGTGGAAGGTGTTACGT gACATTCTTCAAGAGATAGAGGAAGAAATACATAAGCAGGCTTTATTGAGAGAAGACAATCTGGCTGAAAGTGAAGAAATTGATGATGGCATTGTTCTAGTGGCATGCAAAGACGAACGCTCATGCATGCAGCTTGAAGATTTCATCATGAATGGAGCGCAGAAG GTCTTGCGAGAAGAATGGGAGAAGTACTTGTTGAGCAAAGTTGAATTGCATAGCATGCCAACGCCTCAGAAAAAGAAACCTAAACCAAAAGAATCAAAGGGATTTGGCATTCTTGATGGAGTTGTTCCTGTAATAGCTGCACAAAATGCTGAAGCGAGCAGCATAAACAAGCAGGAAAATGATGCTCTGTTGGCAGCAGTATCAGAAATAAGAAATCAACATAGAAAGGATTACATTGTTGAAGATGAGCCACAGCCTCTTGTTGATGGCGGAAAAAGTTGTAAAACATGGGGAAAAGGGCGAAATAAAAGAGGACGAGCAAATCCTCAAAATTCTGGAGAAGATAATGTCAACAGTGAACTGAAAATAAGTGGTAAGTCTGAAGTGTCTAGTACAGAGTATAAAGCCCAACCAAATGAGAACAATCAGCCTATTAGAGAAGTTCATAAAATAGGCTACTCTAGAGCTTCATCTATAGAGCAAGGGGTTCTTCGGAGGCATACTCAACAGCTAGATCCTTTGCAGAGCAATGCTAAGCAAATACCATCGGTGCACTTTTATGCCCAAGAAAGTGACCAACCCATACTTGACATTTTAAAACCTTCTGTTATTATTGTCTACCATCCAGACATGACCTTTGTTCGAGAAATTGAAGTCTATAAAGCTGAAAATCCCTCAAAAAGGTTgagagtttattttcttttctatgaAGATTCTACTGAGGTCCAAAAGTTTGAGGCAGGCATTCGCAGGGAGAATGGAGCATTTGAATCCTTGATCCGGCAGAAATCCATGATGATGATTCCAGTTGATCAG AATATGAATTGCCTAGGATTGAATTCCTCAGTGGATTCACAACCTTCTAGTTCCCTAAATGCTATAACCAGAAAGGCTGGTGGAAGAAAGGaagttgaaaaagaaatgcag GTCATAGTGGACATGAGGGAATTTATGAGCAGCCTGCCAAATGTTCTCCACCAAAAAGGGATGCGTATCATACCTGTGACCTTGGAAGTTGGAGATTATATTCTCTCTCCATTAATATGTGTGGAGAGAAAGAGTATTCAAGATCTTTTTATGAGCTTCACATCAGGCCGTCTTTACCACCAAGTGGAAACAATGACCCGCTATTATAGAATACCTGTTCTTCTGATCGAGTTTTCACAAGACAAAAGCTTTTCGTTTCAG TCAGCGAGTGATATTAGTGATGATGTCACACCAAATAGTATAATATCCAAGCTGTCATTGCTTGCTCTCCACTTTCCCCGCTTGCGTATCATCTGGTCTCGCAGTTTGCATGCTACTGCTGACATATTTGCAGCATTGAAGGCTAATCAGGATGAACCTGATGAGGCCAGAGCAATGAGAGTTGGTGTCCCATCAGAAGAGGgtattattgaaaatgatgTGAGGTAA
- the LOC8269025 gene encoding DNA repair endonuclease UVH1 isoform X4 — protein MVQFHEHIITDLLEDPSGGLVILSSGLCLPKLISSLLLLHHSSQGTLLILSSSSSPYLKTLILHHHNNHHNITEITADLPAHHRLSLYTSGEICFITPRILIVDLLTNKIPVSALSGIIILNAHSLSETSTEAFIVRILKTLSQSIYVRAFTDKPHAMVMGFSKTERIMKALYIKKLHLWPRFQVYVSEELERAPPEVVDVRVGMSKYMIGIQKAIIEVMDACLKEMRKTNKVDVEDLSIENGLFKSFDEIVRRQLDPIWHILGKKTKQLVSDLKTLRKLLDYLVRYDAVSFLKYLDTLRVSESFRSVWIFAESSFKIFDYAKKRVYRLARSSDAKVDGTSKSTTGKKRKLKRDRDNDDVVAEGTSSTNLNGVVVLEEVLEAAPKWKVLRDILQEIEEEIHKQALLREDNLAESEEIDDGIVLVACKDERSCMQLEDFIMNGAQKVLREEWEKYLLSKVELHSMPTPQKKKPKPKESKGFGILDGVVPVIAAQNAEASSINKQENDALLAAVSEIRNQHRKDYIVEDEPQPLVDGGKSCKTWGKGRNKRGRANPQNSGEDNVNSELKISDSTEVQKFEAGIRRENGAFESLIRQKSMMMIPVDQNMNCLGLNSSVDSQPSSSLNAITRKAGGRKEVEKEMQVIVDMREFMSSLPNVLHQKGMRIIPVTLEVGDYILSPLICVERKSIQDLFMSFTSGRLYHQVETMTRYYRIPVLLIEFSQDKSFSFQSASDISDDVTPNSIISKLSLLALHFPRLRIIWSRSLHATADIFAALKANQDEPDEARAMRVGVPSEEGIIENDVRAENYNTSAVEFLRRLPGVTDSNYRAIMDGCKSLAELALLPMERLTELMGGQKAARTLRDFLDAKYPALL, from the exons ATGGTCCAATTCCACGAGCATATAATCACAGACCTTCTAGAAGATCCCAGCGGCGGACTCGTAATACTATCATCCGGTCTTTGCCTTCCAAAACTGATATCCTCTCTTCTCCTTCTCCACCACTCTTCTCAAGGCACTCTTTTAATtctctcctcttcttcttcgcCTTAtctcaaaaccctaattcttCACCACCACAACAACCACCACAATATCACCGAAATAACCGCCGATCTTCCCGCTCACCACCGCCTCTCGCTCTACACCTCTGGCGAAATCTGTTTCATCACTCCGCGAATCCTAATCGTTGACCTTCTCACAAACAAAATACCTGTCTCCGCTCTATCCGGTATAATTATTCTCAATGCTCACTCTTTATCAGAAACTTCAACAGAAGCTTTTATTGTACGGATTTTAAAAACCCTAAGTCAGTCAATTTATGTACGTGCCTTCACCGATAAGCCACATGCTATGGTGATGGGGTTTTCCAAGACGGAGCGTATAATGAAGGCactatatataaagaaattacaCCTTTGGCCTAGGTTTCAGGTTTATGTGTCGGAGGAGCTCGAGAGGGCTCCGCCGGAGGTTGTGGATGTCAGAGTAGGTATGAGTAAGTATATGATTGGAATACAAAAGGCAATAATTGAAGTAATGGATGCGTGTTTGAAAGAAATGAGGAAAACTAATAAAGTTGATGTTGAGGATTTAAGTATTGAGAATGGTCTGTTTAAGTCTTTTGATGAGATTGTAAGGAGACAGTTGGATCCCATTTGGCATATTTTAGGGAAAAAGACTAAGCAATTGGTTTCTGATTTGAAGACTTTGCGAAAGTTGCTTGATTATCTTGTTAG GTACGATGCAGTGagttttttgaaatatttggaTACACTTAGAGTGTCAGAGAGTTTTCGATCTGTTTGGATATTTGCAGAGTCCAGCTTTAAGATTTTTGACTATGCCAAGAAGCGTGTCTATCGTTTGGCGAGGTCAAGTGATGCAAAAGTAGATGGGACAAGTAAGAGCACTACGggtaaaaagagaaaactgaAAAGGGACCGTGATAATGATGACGTAG TAGCTGAAGGTACATCATCCACTAATTTAAATGGTGTTGTTGTTTTGGAGGAGGTTCTGGAGGCAGCTCCCAAGTGGAAGGTGTTACGT gACATTCTTCAAGAGATAGAGGAAGAAATACATAAGCAGGCTTTATTGAGAGAAGACAATCTGGCTGAAAGTGAAGAAATTGATGATGGCATTGTTCTAGTGGCATGCAAAGACGAACGCTCATGCATGCAGCTTGAAGATTTCATCATGAATGGAGCGCAGAAG GTCTTGCGAGAAGAATGGGAGAAGTACTTGTTGAGCAAAGTTGAATTGCATAGCATGCCAACGCCTCAGAAAAAGAAACCTAAACCAAAAGAATCAAAGGGATTTGGCATTCTTGATGGAGTTGTTCCTGTAATAGCTGCACAAAATGCTGAAGCGAGCAGCATAAACAAGCAGGAAAATGATGCTCTGTTGGCAGCAGTATCAGAAATAAGAAATCAACATAGAAAGGATTACATTGTTGAAGATGAGCCACAGCCTCTTGTTGATGGCGGAAAAAGTTGTAAAACATGGGGAAAAGGGCGAAATAAAAGAGGACGAGCAAATCCTCAAAATTCTGGAGAAGATAATGTCAACAGTGAACTGAAAATAAGTG ATTCTACTGAGGTCCAAAAGTTTGAGGCAGGCATTCGCAGGGAGAATGGAGCATTTGAATCCTTGATCCGGCAGAAATCCATGATGATGATTCCAGTTGATCAG AATATGAATTGCCTAGGATTGAATTCCTCAGTGGATTCACAACCTTCTAGTTCCCTAAATGCTATAACCAGAAAGGCTGGTGGAAGAAAGGaagttgaaaaagaaatgcag GTCATAGTGGACATGAGGGAATTTATGAGCAGCCTGCCAAATGTTCTCCACCAAAAAGGGATGCGTATCATACCTGTGACCTTGGAAGTTGGAGATTATATTCTCTCTCCATTAATATGTGTGGAGAGAAAGAGTATTCAAGATCTTTTTATGAGCTTCACATCAGGCCGTCTTTACCACCAAGTGGAAACAATGACCCGCTATTATAGAATACCTGTTCTTCTGATCGAGTTTTCACAAGACAAAAGCTTTTCGTTTCAG TCAGCGAGTGATATTAGTGATGATGTCACACCAAATAGTATAATATCCAAGCTGTCATTGCTTGCTCTCCACTTTCCCCGCTTGCGTATCATCTGGTCTCGCAGTTTGCATGCTACTGCTGACATATTTGCAGCATTGAAGGCTAATCAGGATGAACCTGATGAGGCCAGAGCAATGAGAGTTGGTGTCCCATCAGAAGAGGgtattattgaaaatgatgTGAG AGCTGAGAACTATAATACATCAGCTGTGGAGTTTCTGAGACGACTCCCAGGAGTGACAGATTCAAACTACAGGGCTATAATGGATGGGTGTAAAAGCTTAGCTGAACTCGCCCTTCTTCCTATGGAGAGGCTAACTGAACTAATGGGTGGTCAGAAAGCCGCACGAACTCTCAGAGATTTCCTTGATGCAAAGTATCCAGCCTTGTTATAA
- the LOC8269025 gene encoding DNA repair endonuclease UVH1 isoform X2, with protein sequence MVQFHEHIITDLLEDPSGGLVILSSGLCLPKLISSLLLLHHSSQGTLLILSSSSSPYLKTLILHHHNNHHNITEITADLPAHHRLSLYTSGEICFITPRILIVDLLTNKIPVSALSGIIILNAHSLSETSTEAFIVRILKTLSQSIYVRAFTDKPHAMVMGFSKTERIMKALYIKKLHLWPRFQVYVSEELERAPPEVVDVRVGMSKYMIGIQKAIIEVMDACLKEMRKTNKVDVEDLSIENGLFKSFDEIVRRQLDPIWHILGKKTKQLVSDLKTLRKLLDYLVRYDAVSFLKYLDTLRVSESFRSVWIFAESSFKIFDYAKKRVYRLARSSDAKVDGTSKSTTGKKRKLKRDRDNDDVAEGTSSTNLNGVVVLEEVLEAAPKWKVLRDILQEIEEEIHKQALLREDNLAESEEIDDGIVLVACKDERSCMQLEDFIMNGAQKVLREEWEKYLLSKVELHSMPTPQKKKPKPKESKGFGILDGVVPVIAAQNAEASSINKQENDALLAAVSEIRNQHRKDYIVEDEPQPLVDGGKSCKTWGKGRNKRGRANPQNSGEDNVNSELKISGKSEVSSTEYKAQPNENNQPIREVHKIGYSRASSIEQGVLRRHTQQLDPLQSNAKQIPSVHFYAQESDQPILDILKPSVIIVYHPDMTFVREIEVYKAENPSKRLRVYFLFYEDSTEVQKFEAGIRRENGAFESLIRQKSMMMIPVDQNMNCLGLNSSVDSQPSSSLNAITRKAGGRKEVEKEMQVIVDMREFMSSLPNVLHQKGMRIIPVTLEVGDYILSPLICVERKSIQDLFMSFTSGRLYHQVETMTRYYRIPVLLIEFSQDKSFSFQSASDISDDVTPNSIISKLSLLALHFPRLRIIWSRSLHATADIFAALKANQDEPDEARAMRVGVPSEEGIIENDVRAENYNTSAVEFLRRLPGVTDSNYRAIMDGCKSLAELALLPMERLTELMGGQKAARTLRDFLDAKYPALL encoded by the exons ATGGTCCAATTCCACGAGCATATAATCACAGACCTTCTAGAAGATCCCAGCGGCGGACTCGTAATACTATCATCCGGTCTTTGCCTTCCAAAACTGATATCCTCTCTTCTCCTTCTCCACCACTCTTCTCAAGGCACTCTTTTAATtctctcctcttcttcttcgcCTTAtctcaaaaccctaattcttCACCACCACAACAACCACCACAATATCACCGAAATAACCGCCGATCTTCCCGCTCACCACCGCCTCTCGCTCTACACCTCTGGCGAAATCTGTTTCATCACTCCGCGAATCCTAATCGTTGACCTTCTCACAAACAAAATACCTGTCTCCGCTCTATCCGGTATAATTATTCTCAATGCTCACTCTTTATCAGAAACTTCAACAGAAGCTTTTATTGTACGGATTTTAAAAACCCTAAGTCAGTCAATTTATGTACGTGCCTTCACCGATAAGCCACATGCTATGGTGATGGGGTTTTCCAAGACGGAGCGTATAATGAAGGCactatatataaagaaattacaCCTTTGGCCTAGGTTTCAGGTTTATGTGTCGGAGGAGCTCGAGAGGGCTCCGCCGGAGGTTGTGGATGTCAGAGTAGGTATGAGTAAGTATATGATTGGAATACAAAAGGCAATAATTGAAGTAATGGATGCGTGTTTGAAAGAAATGAGGAAAACTAATAAAGTTGATGTTGAGGATTTAAGTATTGAGAATGGTCTGTTTAAGTCTTTTGATGAGATTGTAAGGAGACAGTTGGATCCCATTTGGCATATTTTAGGGAAAAAGACTAAGCAATTGGTTTCTGATTTGAAGACTTTGCGAAAGTTGCTTGATTATCTTGTTAG GTACGATGCAGTGagttttttgaaatatttggaTACACTTAGAGTGTCAGAGAGTTTTCGATCTGTTTGGATATTTGCAGAGTCCAGCTTTAAGATTTTTGACTATGCCAAGAAGCGTGTCTATCGTTTGGCGAGGTCAAGTGATGCAAAAGTAGATGGGACAAGTAAGAGCACTACGggtaaaaagagaaaactgaAAAGGGACCGTGATAATGATGACGTAG CTGAAGGTACATCATCCACTAATTTAAATGGTGTTGTTGTTTTGGAGGAGGTTCTGGAGGCAGCTCCCAAGTGGAAGGTGTTACGT gACATTCTTCAAGAGATAGAGGAAGAAATACATAAGCAGGCTTTATTGAGAGAAGACAATCTGGCTGAAAGTGAAGAAATTGATGATGGCATTGTTCTAGTGGCATGCAAAGACGAACGCTCATGCATGCAGCTTGAAGATTTCATCATGAATGGAGCGCAGAAG GTCTTGCGAGAAGAATGGGAGAAGTACTTGTTGAGCAAAGTTGAATTGCATAGCATGCCAACGCCTCAGAAAAAGAAACCTAAACCAAAAGAATCAAAGGGATTTGGCATTCTTGATGGAGTTGTTCCTGTAATAGCTGCACAAAATGCTGAAGCGAGCAGCATAAACAAGCAGGAAAATGATGCTCTGTTGGCAGCAGTATCAGAAATAAGAAATCAACATAGAAAGGATTACATTGTTGAAGATGAGCCACAGCCTCTTGTTGATGGCGGAAAAAGTTGTAAAACATGGGGAAAAGGGCGAAATAAAAGAGGACGAGCAAATCCTCAAAATTCTGGAGAAGATAATGTCAACAGTGAACTGAAAATAAGTGGTAAGTCTGAAGTGTCTAGTACAGAGTATAAAGCCCAACCAAATGAGAACAATCAGCCTATTAGAGAAGTTCATAAAATAGGCTACTCTAGAGCTTCATCTATAGAGCAAGGGGTTCTTCGGAGGCATACTCAACAGCTAGATCCTTTGCAGAGCAATGCTAAGCAAATACCATCGGTGCACTTTTATGCCCAAGAAAGTGACCAACCCATACTTGACATTTTAAAACCTTCTGTTATTATTGTCTACCATCCAGACATGACCTTTGTTCGAGAAATTGAAGTCTATAAAGCTGAAAATCCCTCAAAAAGGTTgagagtttattttcttttctatgaAGATTCTACTGAGGTCCAAAAGTTTGAGGCAGGCATTCGCAGGGAGAATGGAGCATTTGAATCCTTGATCCGGCAGAAATCCATGATGATGATTCCAGTTGATCAG AATATGAATTGCCTAGGATTGAATTCCTCAGTGGATTCACAACCTTCTAGTTCCCTAAATGCTATAACCAGAAAGGCTGGTGGAAGAAAGGaagttgaaaaagaaatgcag GTCATAGTGGACATGAGGGAATTTATGAGCAGCCTGCCAAATGTTCTCCACCAAAAAGGGATGCGTATCATACCTGTGACCTTGGAAGTTGGAGATTATATTCTCTCTCCATTAATATGTGTGGAGAGAAAGAGTATTCAAGATCTTTTTATGAGCTTCACATCAGGCCGTCTTTACCACCAAGTGGAAACAATGACCCGCTATTATAGAATACCTGTTCTTCTGATCGAGTTTTCACAAGACAAAAGCTTTTCGTTTCAG TCAGCGAGTGATATTAGTGATGATGTCACACCAAATAGTATAATATCCAAGCTGTCATTGCTTGCTCTCCACTTTCCCCGCTTGCGTATCATCTGGTCTCGCAGTTTGCATGCTACTGCTGACATATTTGCAGCATTGAAGGCTAATCAGGATGAACCTGATGAGGCCAGAGCAATGAGAGTTGGTGTCCCATCAGAAGAGGgtattattgaaaatgatgTGAG AGCTGAGAACTATAATACATCAGCTGTGGAGTTTCTGAGACGACTCCCAGGAGTGACAGATTCAAACTACAGGGCTATAATGGATGGGTGTAAAAGCTTAGCTGAACTCGCCCTTCTTCCTATGGAGAGGCTAACTGAACTAATGGGTGGTCAGAAAGCCGCACGAACTCTCAGAGATTTCCTTGATGCAAAGTATCCAGCCTTGTTATAA